The genomic stretch ACAAACGGCCCCTTTAAAAAACACTGGCTTATCTAGCCTTAAAACATGCGCTTTAAGCTCGGCCTCTGTATTTTCCGCACTTGAAAGACCTTTACCCACTGTTCCAGTAAAGACCATAGGCTTTCCACGCTCTGGAATAAACGCGAATCTTTCGTTATCTGGAAGTGACATGCCAAAGCTAGAAATCACCCCTGAAAAAAGCAAACTAAATATTGATATGTCTTCCATAATTAAACACTGTTAGAGATTAAGTTATTGTCAAAACATGCACGCCCTTTTTCTTAAAAATGCAGTTGCACGTCTAAAACACTTAAGGGTAATCGTGACAAGATCTGATAAAATTTATTATATACAGCTTAAACGCTCGACATACCTAGTATTAAAAATAACGCACGGTAAATTCTATTAATTTAATTATCTAAAGAAGTATTTCATTTTTTATTCATGATAAAGTGCCGTTGATTTTTTGCTCTACCATAAAAAATCTCTATTTTCAGACACATCAACATCATCATAGAAAGGGGAATAAATGAACACGAATATTTATTTGATCATCGGTGGAATCGCCTGCGTATTCATTGTTTACATGGTTGTCTTAAGTACAATCATGAAAAAAAGAAAGCAAAAAAGTTTTGATGACTTCAAGCTCAACAATGTTGAAAAACCATTAACCAAGCAACAAGAAAAGAGATTGGCCTTGGGTGCGATTCTTTTTTATTATCGTGGAGAAAAGATTTTAAAATTTTATCCAGACGATATAGATTTGAGCCAGTTTAAACATGAATTAGCTCAACAATGGGAGATTAGCAATGCGGAGGAAGCCAAAGAGGCATTAAAAAATCTACTTGAATTGCAACGAAGTCAGCAAATTGATGCGTTATTACAGCAACCGTCTGAAGATTTAAGTAAAATCCAAAAGCAAATAGCCAAAGCGTTAAAAATAGATCTTTCCTTGGTTCTACAAACACAATCTACCTACGCATGGGATATTTGTCGTGCCGTTTCATTGGCTAAATGGTGCTTTTGGAGTGGTTATTTATCCGAAAGCGAGGCATGGACGATTATAGAGCTAGCAGAAAAAATAGCTTCAGAACATGGGACAAACTGGACCGATTACACTGTCTCTTTCCTACTTGGAAGAACCATTCAAGGATATGATTTAGAAGAATTAATTATCGAGACCACACAGTTATTGCATAGTAAAAATCCATCTTTACGTAAAATACAAGATATTGATATTTATCAAAGATATTCTTTTGTATAAGTGATCTATCGTTCTGGAAAATCTTCGAAATATTCTCCTCCGTCGCTCAGTATTTAATTTATCTAAAATGAATACCATACAGGTTATACCAATCACGGTATGACTCTCAAGCAAGGTTAGAATGTAGCGAAGAAATTTCACAGCAAAATACAGCGAGTTTTATATATAGATGTATAGTTTATAACCTGCTGACGCCAAATTCCCGCCAAGGCACAGATAAGTTATTGATTATATTGAAGAGTGTGGTGCGCTCAGCGGGACTCGAACCCACGCCACAGGCTTCGGAGACCTGTACTCTATCCAGTTGAGCTATGAGCGCATAAAAATACAGCGGACATCATAGCAAAAATATTGCAAAGGTAAAGCAATTATAAGAGTGTTCACGACTTACTGCTTATGCTTTAAACAATGTTCCATTTATGCAACATTCGATTGCGCCATTTTAACTTGGTTTATTGCGATAGATCGCTCACAATAGGCGCACATCGGAGTAAGTGAGTTTTTCATGAC from Acinetobacter pullicarnis encodes the following:
- a CDS encoding DUF1266 domain-containing protein encodes the protein MNTNIYLIIGGIACVFIVYMVVLSTIMKKRKQKSFDDFKLNNVEKPLTKQQEKRLALGAILFYYRGEKILKFYPDDIDLSQFKHELAQQWEISNAEEAKEALKNLLELQRSQQIDALLQQPSEDLSKIQKQIAKALKIDLSLVLQTQSTYAWDICRAVSLAKWCFWSGYLSESEAWTIIELAEKIASEHGTNWTDYTVSFLLGRTIQGYDLEELIIETTQLLHSKNPSLRKIQDIDIYQRYSFV